One window of Mastacembelus armatus chromosome 20, fMasArm1.2, whole genome shotgun sequence genomic DNA carries:
- the nanog gene encoding homeobox protein NANOG, whose translation MADWKPQINYNYNTSYHAYAYGLVYPGPQQGHGNLNSWGETGVMDLSNSNPGVTQAYYSAATDRTRDDPAPESPEQLAASGHCQYPVYLGDTQAGRLLLSGPHQATYEARANEVRRAGSESASDSEAHTSPDLWSSDRSREGSVPQEDPTTWAEKELHDEASTSPEVGEDVYSSVMEDPQSFAVIGNENTNTTSLRLPLSAPKKPSTISVNNPKGKVRAVFSESQMNALVQRFTVQRYLTPAEMKNLAELTGLTYKQVKTWFQNRRMKLRRHQKEINWACERYTINKGGLIHGAMYSNIPSHFPTYQGEARPKDHYNQQMVETTFRKTAPQNLAFFLAAGSAGYPSWSSGASETTVPTRPQVAGWPIPSGVGHFDCNPSAFNSAAANNAVHDMGFERKDGSLSAATAP comes from the exons ATGGCAGACTGGAAGCCGCAGATAAATTACAACTACAACACCTCTTACCACGCCTATGCCTACGGCCTTGTGTACCCCGGACCCCAGCAAGGCCACGGGAACCTGAACAGCTGGGGTGAAACAGGGGTCATGGACCTGAGCAACTCCAACCCTGGGGTGACGCAGGCCTACTACTCCGCCGCAACCGACAGGACCCGGGACGACCCTGCGCCTGAAAGTCCCGAGCAGCTTGCTGCCAGCGGCCATTGTCAGTACCCAGTCTACCTCGGTGACACCCAGGCAGGCCGTCTGCTCCTATCCGGGCCACACCAGGCCACCTACGAGGCACGGGCAAACGAGGTCCGGCGGGCCGGGAGCGAGTCAGCCAGTGACTCGGAGGCTCACACCTCACCAG ATTTATGGAGTTCAGACAGGAGCAGAGAAGGAAGTGTCCCCCAGGAAGACCCCACCACCTGGGCTGAGAAAGAGCTTCACGATGAGGCAAGCACGAGTCCAGAGGTTGGTGAGGATGTTTACAGCTCTGTGATGGAGGATCCACAATCCTTTGCTGTCATTGGGAATGAGAACACCAACACCACGTCTTTACGCCTACCCTTAAGTGCCCCAAAGAAGCCAAGCACTATATCTGTGAATAACCCCAAAGGGAAGGTCCGGGCAGTGTTCTCAGAGAGTCAGATGAATGCTCTTGTCCAGCGCTTCACTGTTCAGAGATACCTCACTCCAGCTGAAATGAAGAACCTTGCAGAACTGACGGGGCTGACCTACAAACAG GTCAAAACATGGTTTCAGAACCGTAGGATGAAGCTAAGGAGGCATCAAAAAGAGATTAACTGGGCGTGTGAGCGCTATACCATCAACAAGGGCGGCCTCATCCATGGAGCTATGTACAGCAACATTCCCTCTCATTTCCCGACG TATCAGGGAGAGGCCCGGCCCAAAGATCATTACAACCAACAGATGGTAGAGACCACCTTTAGGAAGACTGCTCCACAGAACCTAGCCTTTTTTTTGGCTGCTGGATCTGCTGGCTACCCGTCCTGGTCATCCGGCGCATCCGAGACTACAGTGCCCACCAGACCCCAGGTGGCTGGCTGGCCCATACCCTCAGGCGTTGGCCATTTTGACTGCAATCCCAGTGCATTCAACTCAGCTGCTGCAAATAATGCTGTTCATGACATGGGCTTTGAAAGGAAAGATGGGAGCCTGTCAGCAGCCACAGCTCCTTAG
- the fen1 gene encoding flap endonuclease 1, translated as MGIHGLAKVIADQAPGAIKEQDFKNYFGRKIAVDASMCIYQFLIAVRQDGNVLQNEDGETTSHLMGMFYRTIRMLEHGIKPVYVFDGKPPQLKSAELEKRGERRAEAEKMLAQAQEIGEQENIDKFTKRLVKVTKQHNDECKKLLTLMGVPYIEAPCEAEASCAALVKAGKVFATATEDMDGLTFGTNILLRHLTASEAKKLPIQEFHFSRILMDIGLTNEQFVDLCILLGCDYCGTIKGVGPKRAIDLIKQHGCIEEILENIDPSKHPAPEDWLYKEARSLFLKPEVVDCSSVELKWSEPDEEGLIQFMCNEKQFSEDRIRNGCKKIMKSRQGSTQGRLDSFFSVTGSLSTKRKEPETKGSASKKKKTGATPGKFRKGK; from the exons ATGGGAATACACGGACTTGCCAAGGTGATTGCTGACCAGGCCCCTGGTGCCATTAAAGAACAAGACTTCAAGAACTACTTCG GCAGGAAAATTGCTGTAGATGCCTCCATGTGCATCTACCAGTTCCTGATTGCTGTGCGACAGGATGGCAACGTTCTGCAGAATGAAGATGGAGAAACAACAAG TCACCTCATGGGAATGTTCTACCGGACAATCCGCATGCTGGAACATGGCATCAAACCTGTATACGTGTTTGACGGGAAGCCCCCACAGCTCAAGTCGGCAGAG TtggagaagagaggggagaggagagcagaagcTGAGAAGATGCTTGCTCAAGCCCAGGAAATAG GGGAACAAGAAAATATTGACAAATTCACCAAGCGCTTGGTAAAAGTCACCAAGCAACATAATGATGAGTGCAAGAAGCTGCTGACATTGATGGGTGTGCCTTACATCGAG GCTCCATGTGAGGCAGAGGCCAGTTGTGCTGCTCTGGTCAAAGCAGGGAAAGTCTTTGCCACAGCAACAGAGGATATGGATGGTCTGACCTTTGGCACCAATATCCTGCTCAGACACCTCACTGCCAGTGAAGCAAA GAAACTTCCTATCCAAGAGTTCCACTTTAGTCGTATCCTGATGGACATTGGTCTGACAAATGAGCAG TTTGTAGACCTGTGTATTCTGCTGGGCTGTGATTACTGCGGCACCATCAAGGGGGTTGGCCCTAAGCGAGCCATCGACTTGATCAAACAACATGGCTGCattgaggagatccttgaaAACATTGACCCTAGT AAGCACCCTGCTCCAGAGGACTGGTTGTACAAAGAGGCCAGGAGTTTGTTTTTGAAGCCAGAGGTAGTGGACTGTTCGTCAGTGGAGCTGAAGTGGAGTGAGCCAGATGAGGAGGGACTGATCCAGTTCATGTGTAATGAGAAACAGTTCAG TGAGGACAGGATCCGTAACGGCTGTAAGAAGATTATGAAGAGCAGACAGGGCAGCACACAGGGACGACTGGACTCTTTCTTCAGTGTCACTGGATCTTTGTCCACCAAACGAAAG GAACCTGAGACAAAAGGATCAGCGagtaaaaagaagaagactgGAGCCACGCCGGGCAAATTTCGGAAGGGCAAATAG
- the tm9sf1 gene encoding transmembrane 9 superfamily member 1: protein MQCGIGHLPGGCWRTMGLHCVLILWLFSGLAVGFKQGDNVTLYVNKVGPYHNPQETYHYYTLPVCRPEKVHHKSLSLGEVLDGDRMAESLYHIRFKENVEKKTLCHLTLSEKQVDQLREAIEELYYFEFVLDDIPIWGFVGYIEESGFLPHSHKVGLWTHLDFNIEFNGDSVIFANVSVKDVKPVPLEEGAGLAVGGVGVGGGTLTVIHTYSVHWFESSLPHARRAERLRDYSFFPKTLEIHWLSIINSLVLVVLLLGFVIIILMRVLKNDFARYNVEEEGGCDDLDQGDNGWKIIHTEVFRFPPYKSLLCAMLGVGAQFLTLATGIIVMALLGMFNVHRHGAINSAAIVLYALTSCVSGYVSCRFYTQINGQRWVWNIILTSSLFSAPLFFTWSVVNSIHWWCGSTQALPATTVLLLLGAWVLVGFPLTVIGGIMGKNRAGSFQAPCRTRSIPRQIPTQPWYKHTAVHMAIGGFLPFSAISVELYYIFATVWGREHYTLYGILLCVFAILLSVGACISVALTYFLLSGEDYRWWWRSVLSTGSTGLFIFVYSVFYYRNRSSMSGLVQTTEFFGYSLLTALVFSLMLGSVSFWASLAFIRYIYRSLKMD, encoded by the exons ATGCAGTGTGGAATAGGACACCTGCCTGGTGGCTGCTGGAGGACAATGGGTCTGCACTGCGTCTTGATTCTCTGGTTGTTTTCAGGCCTGGCAGTGGGCTTCAAGCAGGGGGACAATGTGACTCTCTATGTCAACAAAGTGGGTCCTTATCATAACCCCCAGGAGACTTATCACTACTATACCCTGCCTGTTTGCAGGCCAGAGAAG GTGCACCACAAGTCCCTGAGTCTGGGAGAAGTATTGGATGGTGACAGAATGGCAGAGTCATTATATCACATTAGATTCAAAGAGAACGTGGAGAAAAAAACTCTCTGCCATCTCACTCTTTCAGAGAAACAG gtgGACCAGCTTCGTGAAGCCATTGAGGAGCTGTACTACTTTGAATTTGTCCTGGATGACATTCCAATCTGGGGTTTTGTGGGATACATAGAGGAGAGCGGCTTCCTGCCTCACAGCCACAAG GTGGGTTTGTGGACTCATCTAGACTTCAACATTGAGTTCAATGGAGACTCTGTGATCTTCGCCAATGTCTCAGTGAAGGATGTCAAACCAGTTCCCCTGGAGGAAGGGGCAGGTTTAGCTGTGGGTGGAGTCGGGGTGGGTGGAGGCACCCTGACAGTCATCCACACTTACAGCGTCCACTGGTTCGAGTCCTCTCTTCCTCATGCACGGAGAGCTGAACGCCTCAGAGACTACTCATTCTTCCCCAAAACGCTGGAGATCCACTGGCTGTCCATAATCAACTCTCTGGTGCTGGTAGTGCTGCTGCTGGGCttcgtcatcatcatcctgATGCGGGTCCTTAAGAATGACTTTGCCAG GTAcaatgtggaggaggaggggggctGTGATGATCTAGACCAGGGAGACAACGGCTGGAAGATCATACATACTGAAGTCTTCAGGTTCCCCCCCTACAAAAGCCTGCTGTGTGCCATGCTGGGAGTGGGGGCGCAGTTTCTTACCCTTGCCACAG GGATCATCGTAATGGCATTGCTGGGAATGTTCAATGTGCACCGCCATGGTGCCATCAACTCAGCAGCTATAGTCCTATATGCTCTGACAAGCTGTGTGTCAGGCTACGTTTCATGTAGGTTCTACACACAGATCAATGGGCAGCGCTGGGTGTGGAACATCATCCTTACATCATCTTTGTTCTCTG CTCCTCTGTTCTTCACGTGGAGTGTTGTGAATTCAATTCATTGGTGGTGCGGCTCCACTCAGGCTCTTCCTGCCACTACTGTGCTCCTCCTGTTGGGTGCCTGGGTGCTGGTGGGCTTCCCCCTCACTGTCATCGGTGGCATTATGGGAAAGAACCGAGCTGGCAGCTTCCAGGCACCCTGCCGCACTCGCAGCATCCCTCGACAGATTCCCACACAGCCATGGTACAAACATACAGCTGTACACATGGCCATCGGTGGCTTCCTGCCATTCAG TGCCATCTCAGTGGAGCTATACTACATCTTTGCTACTGTTTGGGGCAGAGAGCATTACACCCTGTATGGCAtcttgctctgtgtgtttgccatCCTTCTCTCAGTGGGAGCCTGCATTTCTGTGGCACTGACCTACTTCTTGTTATCAGGCGAGGACTACCGGTGGTGGTGGCGGAGTGTGCTGAGCACCGGTTCTACTGGGCTCTTCATCTTTGTCTACTCTGTTTTCTATTACCGGAATCGGTCCTCTATGAGCGGCTTGGTCCAGACCACAGAGTTTTTCGGCtactctctgctcacagcactGGTCTTCTCACTGATGCTAGGCAGTGTGTCATTCTGGGCCTCATTGGCATTTATTCGCTACATCTACCGTAGCCTCAAGATGGACTAG